The DNA window TGACGTGAGTGTCAGACAGAGAAAAAGCCCCGGCAGTGCTTGGGGGGGAATGTGAGCCGCCTCTTACATGGTGGATTTGTCTTCAGCACAGCTCACTTCCACTCGGGGTTTAATGCCCACTTATCTAGACAAATAACGAGGAAAAGAAGACAGTAAATGAAGGAATGAGTGACTGCGCAGTTACCCCTCTATAAACAAAAGGTTTAAATATTATTCTGGCATTGGCCCTAATCTAAAAATGAATGTTAACTAACAGCTACATCTAAGATATTACTTACAAGTGTGGTCATTAGACTATTTATAAATATGTGAAATTCCGGGTCTGGGAACTGAAGCCAAGGTGCAAGTGCTTGTATTCTATAGATTGACCAGTAGAGAGCGACTCCAGTGGTTGAAAAAAGAAGTGAATGAGAAAATGACTAATTGATTTAtaatgtcagtaaacattttcataaGGAGTTTATGGTCTAGTTTTAAGACTTCTTCGATACAGCATGATGTTACTGATGTGAATGATGGTTTCATTTAGAGACAATAATGCACAGCATGCATTGGGACGTGGATGGACAGAGATACAATATGTAAAACTTGAGGCCACACATTGGCAGCTCACAAACTTTGTCACAAGTGAGCAGTAATGCTGTTTTCTTGTAATCAAGCAATGATGATGCATATTTTCCTCAGAGTAATGCATTACATGTACACTTACAAACATGTTGAGTGCATTTCCTTCCTAGTATGAAAATCAAAAAGCCAGTTTTCTAAATATTTCCACTCACGTTTTTTGTGCATTTACAAGCATACATACAAGCATTTATCAGTTTCCTGAATAGAATGAAATGGCAGGATGTAGGCAGGATTGAATTTCAGCTTCCAGATGCATGTGCGTTCATCCTTCTGACAGTCAGCGGCTTTGCGGTGTTCAGCATGGATACAATTTAAACCTCACACTTTTATTCTACACACTATGTCTGGTTCTGTCAAGCAATAAACCTTAAAAGCAGGGTGCATAGTTTGTGTTGGCTCTTGTAATGAAATTCAGATAGCGTTATAAAAGTTTTGTGTGGTAAACCAATCCTGCCGCGCTGCAGGAGCAGTTGAAAGTTTAGTAACATATGATACTGACAAGAGTTGTGTGTCCATTGGCTGTGGGGCATGTGGGGGTGTTTGAAACTATCTTTAGGAGTCAGACATAGTGTGAATTTCTATACTTTGAGTTCAGCTGTACATTTGCTGTGTGGGCGGATCAACGACacaacaacgtccagtcagacagAGTCGAGGATGTGAATCACATTAACAGACAATTGCAAAGTGTACAATAATATCACTTATACCATTGGAAAGTAATGGGTGTGTAGATAGTTAATATGTCCAACTTGCTGTTGCTATAAGGATGATGTTACTATGTTATTTAAATGGGCTGAAAACTTTAtgaaaactgtttcttttattatcatttcCACCTTCTGCaagaagaatgaaacaaaaaagagaTATCACAATGTAAGAACAGCTGAAATACAGTCCCCTGCCTTGCTCAAAGAGAAGTAATCGAGATGAAAGCTGGTGCAAAGGTTAATATGGAAATAAAAAGGTACAGATCCAGCTGGTATGAGTGAAAAGCTTCAGTTCTGAGCTTCGTGTGGCAACAGTGCGCTGATATAATGAGATAAGAGGCTCCACTatcacacacccccccccccccccccccgctgtgagCACAGTTCAAGTGTGTTAAAAGcttttactctgttttgcgatgATTATCTCTTGTGCATGGAAATTGGCCAATAAAAATAGAGAATGTACTCTAACCCAGCCGTAGTTACATCTCTCAGTAGGTCCTGATCATCGTTTTTCAAAATATTATTTCGGCCCCAGgtctctgctctttctctcccttgaTGGACTTGGTATCACTGAGGCTTGCTGAGTTGCAATGACAATCAATCTCAGCACATCATCGTAGTCTGACATCACGTAGTTTATATTATTACTCTATTATAATAAACACCTGATATTAGAATAAAATATTTGGGTGTTGTAGAAACCACTGTATGGAAACCACACCtgtaaaatattgaaaacataaaacattcaATATCACagatataatgtaataattCATATATGGAAGGGACTTTCTAAAGTAGGAACCTTTAAACATCTCTTTTGAGTCCTGCAAGGATGTCCTCAAATTCCAACAATGTCCTCACTTTCTAAAGATGTCCTCTCTCCATAAGGTCTGTGcccaaaatggtcctcacacaGATATTGCTATAAAAACCCACACAAGCTTGCATAACAATCCTTATtgggactttgcattgacttccattcattgtggacatcCTAACCAAAACCTAATCACTACCCtaaaccatgaccaattcatgccgaactctaaccttaacctgaCCACCTTCACATCTTAACCTTAActttaaccaggacctcagaaataaAGTTTGGCCTCATTAGCTTTGGTCCCTGTGAGGTCTACCCATCCAGACAGGGTCAGTGTTTATACTGGAATAGGTCCTCAAGAGGTAACAAAAATGAGTacactccgacacacacacacacacacacacacacacacagatttcttCCCTGGCCTGCACAGTCTCCCTGTGACTCAGTAAATCCGGTTTGTCTAATCGATTAGCCGCCCTCTCTGTGCGCCTCCCTGATGTTGGCGCTCTCAGAGGCCACTGTTCTACTCACCTGTTCGCTGCAGATAGGCCACCATGACGCCTGCTTCCGCAGATGTGGAGGCGTCCGCTGAAAAGCGCCACGTGATGTGATGTGCGAAGGCCTTTAATGAATTCCCGCTGACGCTTTGCCTCTCTGCTCTCTCGTCGGTGAGCTTTGTAGGTCGGATGGGGAACGGTTTGCGATAGACGACCGATTCCAGCATCCGTCTGCAAAGCCCGGACCCTTCTGAAACAAACTGATAAGACTGAAGAACCCGCCGAGCGACGGCAAGCGCTTACTAATTGAAGCCTCTGTCTCGTCTCCAGATTTACTCCTGACTGTGCGGAGCgtcccttttgtttttttgcatgattCTGGCGGCTGGATGCCGTTGTGATTATGCATCTTTTAGAAAGTTGCCACACTTTCGAGGTGACTCCAACCTTGAATAGTTCCCTCTTTGGAATGCAAATGCTGCCACTGAATTAGAAGAATAAAAGCCACGTTCTCAGCACGATAAATTTGTATGATTCAATCAGTCTCAGTAAGCAACGCCCGCCGATAAATGTCAGGCACCTGCACGCTCAATCGGCTACACAATTAAGTAATGGACgcacatttgtttgtgtaaacCTGTTTAGGACCTAAGCAAACTGTCGACTAACATAATGGATGAGAGACATCGAtgttaacagagagagagagagacccattAGCCTGGTATCAAACACTGACATCTTAGCCACTCTGCGCGGTCCGGGCGTAATATGCATAACACGAGCGTCTGTCAGGGATCCATGAGGTGAATTAGTCCGGACGGTTCAGCTTGGCAGCAGTGAAGGCTTGGCACCGCCGCTACAGCTCTGTGATGAATCCATATTAAAGACAGAGACTAacagttgttttcaataaaataaagaggcacggctgaggaggaggaggaagaggaagaggtgggatgatggggcttttttttttcattctcagttgatgcaggggggggggggacaataCTAAAATGCCTGTTTGAGATAGTATCGGACATTTTGAATTTGTGGCGCCACTGACCAAGGGTTCTAATTTGATGTGtgtccctccttcctctttacTGGACTCTgtagtgttttctgttttgcattttctcATGAGCTTGTAAAACTCTCTTAAGAACCTTTTATGGCCATTTGTAGCTGTGAAATGAGCTATATAAATAAACCTCTCTTAATTTACTTAGTCATTATAATTGGCGATGGCGTTTATTACCTCCAACGATGAGGTCGTGTTTTCGTCTGCGTGTGCTGGTTTCTACTCAACCGAGTTCCATGAACCTTTGTGGGGGGGCGGGGTAGATTTGAATCATGGGGAGAAtcaaagatttttttattcactttctttttaacaTGAGTTTGTTGATTTTTCAAAAAGTAATTCATGGCCAAAAAAATCAAGCATATTTATAGGACTGATTTATGAGTttctgcaatttggtgcagattaaaaaaattatgtatCTGGTGAgttgaaatgtggtttcctaGCCTTGGAGGAGGCGTGTTCTCTACTGAGTCACATTCTAGTTTGTAATGAAataagtttcttttttttttcaagctttTCCAAGCCAGAATTTGCATAGTTAAAGTGTGGCCTGGCTTTTCAGTAACCCCGTCAATGATTGGTGAAGACTGCAGTAATGCTTGGAAACCTTCACGGTTGTAAGGTCCAACAAAATCAGACAAACGACCCTGAGGAGCTGAACCACAGTAACAGAAATATACTTAAATGGAAATCCGGAACGCTGAGCTCGTCATTTCAGATACTTGTGATTGGCGAGTGGACGCAGTATGGACCCCCGACAGCCTCTAGAGACGTTGTGTCTTTTGTAAAATACAAGAAGGTGTGAATTATCAATAAACCATCAAAAGACGAGTAACTGAGCTCTTTCGGTCATCGTTGTTTTTCACTGTACCacaatgtttcctttgtttgaaCAGAGCTGGAAGAATATTCAGACCTAAAGTCATTCCAGAGACTAAACAATGTGTgcagcatttatttttaaaacacttaaCTCTGCCGTTGAAGGCATGCAGATTGGTGGTCTTTGGAGTGTGATTTAAATTTCACTGCTGCATTTTCATAAAGGTGCAGTTTAGACCCGGTGCTCCGTTTGGAAATGCCAAGAGGATTAATGGCACTGATAAGTGGGGTTGGTGGATCAAGCTAAGTCCTTTGAGTGTTGCCATTTCTGTTTCATCTCTGGTTTGTGGAACATGGTTTTAAAGTATAAGATGAGAAAAGGCAGAAGAGACTGAGAAAGGGACTGCCGTTTTCATAAGGGAAACTGTGGAACGGTTTAGATCTGTGCCTCTCTGGGCTCGCTGTGCTCAGACGCCGGCTTCAGGGGAAACAGACGGAGAACAAACATGAATGCAGGCAGACGCACACTGTGATTTCTTTTCTGCATGACTGGAGGTTACATATCAAGAGGTGCAGCAGGGGTGGAGGGCAGATGGTGCCTTTGAGGTGGGAGGTTGAAATATACAAAGgtagacggtgtgtgtgtgtgtgcgggggggAAGGTGTCTGGAGCACTGCAGCACTTGTGAGGTGAGATCCAGTTGAAGAAAAAGAATCCTCTAGTTTTTGACAGTTTCATCTGTGCATCTtgtgcattttttatttgttctgctTTACTCAAAATGATGGGACCAATATTAAAATTAACTTCCTTAAACCATGGATTCCTCTTTCGTTCTGTTCATGTTCTTTAAACACCTTCCTCTTCACaccacaatgtttatctttcaTTTAGAAATAATTTTGTTTTGGGTAAAGATGGAAAAGTTTTCACATTTGAAGCACTTACTATGAAGTCACAAACTTTTCCACAAATGACAAATTCTCACGAGATATGTGGCccttaaaagtttttttaaggAGCCCTTTATGCAACATGTGCAGCAGGATAAGTGGTTGGTTGTCTCCATCTAGTGttcaacctttttctttcaccaGCTTTCTTCATGGAATTTTCAGGAAAAGGCCAATTGCTTGTTATCGTGACACTAAtgataattatataaatataaataaatatataaatgattcTGAATACAATTGTGCAATTTATAACCTTGTagagattatttattttatttgtgttttaaagaaaaccAAGGACAACAAGCAGGGTAATGAGATGATTTTAGAGCAGTCGCTTTGCTACTGTTTACCACGCGTTTCCTGATGGACTGCTCTGATCACATTCTGCTGAGGATCTCCATCCATCACTGACAGGTAGCCCTCCACGACAGGAACGTTTTGCATATCCCACAGTTTGTCGTCCCTTTCCCTTTTACTGTAAGGATTTAAACCTCCATGCTAATTCACGGATACGTATTTATTTCTTGTTTGAATGTGCTGGCGTCTGTGAACCACTTCTTCTCCACTTCTTTCTTGCCCAGCTCCCAGAGTTTGTATAATATCTGAGTCCCAGGTTTGGCTGTGGTCAATAGGTATTCCTTGTTGTCGGGGTATTTCTTGACACTGTGCCTTCCATAAACCAGAGACTGGCACAGCCGACCGAGCACCATCAGGTAGAGGCAGTCCCTCTCATCACTGTTGAGCAGCATGACGCTCTCCCAGCCGGCTAACAGTGCGCCACCTACGTCCAAGGGACTCGGGTTCTCCAGCATCGTGTACATGATCATTATTGCCAGATCATACACGTGGCATCCGGCCATGAGCATTGAAAAGTCCAGGATGCCTGAAACCTCATGGTGCCCATTGGTTAGTGGTGTGACAATAACGTTCTGGTCACTCAGGTCCCCGTGTATTATCCCTGTGTAAAGACAAAGACTTAGATCTTTAAAATGTAGTGTGGCCATTCTTTTCTCAAGGTTGCTAGAAAGAGATTAGTAGCAGCCTCACACAAAGGGCCTGGCTCTATTGCAAAgctataaagatggatgacatgacatcCTCCCATAAGGGAAGTCTGGtcatcttgatcaccccctggtggctggctgcagaaaaGGTAAAAATGCCCCTCCTCTTTATTacaggatgggacatggaccaaactagaAAGTTAAAGtccacatgaaaaaaaaatctcaaagactgtttctttaaaaaataaaaaagtgttcaaTATGTCATGACTTACAGCTGAGACTAACAATAGAACTGCCAAAAATTGGCGGGACATCAATAGTGTAGCTCAACTCTACGATCACAACTGCTTAAACACCACttagaggaagtgaagagacgtcatccatctttatataggcTGCAGTTTATGGGATCTATTGCAATTGTAAAGactttttgcttctttttttgtgCTAAATCAGTCAAACTACAACAAAGAAATGAATAATTGAATTTGCTCTGTAATATAACTGTATCAACAATAGATAATTTCTGTGAAACCCTTCTTTCTGTAATATCTGCACGTTGCAGCTGCAGTATGGttgaggttagggttagggtttagggttagggtttagggtttTAAAAACTCagattaaataatatttaattaaagtagccttaattaaatgttttaattaaagctACGTTTGTATTGTGGTTATggataaaagcaaaacaaatgttaacTGAAGTAATTTTGTCTAGGGCTGTCCAATAGGATGATATACTGTATGTCATTGAGAATAGCAATTAATATCAAGACACAACAATAGAATATGTTCATCATTTGGATAACGCTTTGCAATCACCAACATGGAATGGAAAGATGTAGGAAATTTGCATCAGGTCAATATATTGTGATAACAAATGGACTTAGATCGAGGAATGACGCTTTTTCCATATTGCTCAtccccatttaaaaaaaaacttaatttctAGGTACTCTGGCCTGGATTAGCTTTCACACTGTTTACACAAAcgtaattatataaaataagaaaaaatcaCTGACAGGGTTtcacagcaaaaagaaaaattacaGCACATAATCAATGTTGACTTGTTACCTTTATGGAAATTGCTGATTTTGGGCTGCACATGTGATTGAAACTGTTGGATGACTGCTCGGATCACACTCTGCAGAGGATCTCCATCCATCACTGACAGGTAGCCCTCCACAAGAGGAACGTTTTCCATATGCCACTGTTCATCGTCCTTTTGTAACATCTCCAGGTTTGGAGAGGAAAGCTGAAAAGTTTTAACTATTTAACTGTTTTGGCAACATTGAGGCAGAACTGTACAAGTTGAATCTTGCATATACAATAGACATAATGAGCCCTGAAACCAGGTTTGGCTTCATCTTAGCAAATAGTTGCTTATTGacacatttacataaaatgtgCATGCTttgtttacacagacacaccaatGCCCACAttgtattaaaacaaaaacatcttagTATGGATGTTGCCCAATTCACAACGGGTTAATCACCACTGAGCCATTAGTCGTATGTCATAGAAATGTTATTATGTGCAGCTGTTATTCTAAGGGGTATTTTTATTGAGCTTTTTGAAAGAAAAGTCTTTCAGAGAAGAACCCACTGAGAAGCATCTCCAGACTTTGAAGTTCCCACCAGCtggagctttttattttttaggtTTTACAGCCCACAACTCTGTTTTGGTTCAGTCTCACCACTATAATAGCTTTGGTTTGAGTCACAGCatgcagttgttgttttttccttttttgtgaaAATCCCTTAATTCCCACTGTTTAACCCCGGCAACTAATGACAGACAGAGTTCAAATGTGGAGAAGAAAGTCCTCCTTTAACAAAGGGATCTGAGGTTAACATGTACCTGAAGCAACGTCTTATTCAGGGTTGCAGCCAACTTGCCCAGATTGTAAAGATCGTGCTTTGTGACTGGAGACTTTGAGACCATCTCCCCTGGGAGGTAGGTCAACAACCTCACACAGTAGGTTTGAGCACCTTGTCCACAGTCTGAGGCGATAGGGTGGATAGAAAAACACAGTCAGTTCAGTCCCAGAGCATCGCTATCAAAGTACAGTGTTTTGCTCCAAGAAAAGTGCAATTAAGGATTAAGATAAGGTCACATTAGATAAGATAAGGACAATacaacataaatacataaaaaacactATACAGGAAACTATTTAAAAAGGAATATGCACTATTTaaactaaatataatatatatatatcatatataccTATTtacctatttatttatatatataaacatacatatttatatagttatacacaaaacaatacacaaacTATATTTCCCCAGTGAAAggtgtatattatatatactccCATATATTCCCTGGATTTTCATtagatcttttattttttactatatgtctctttgtattttcttttctaccTCATTCTGACAATCTGCTGCTAGGTGAATTTCCTCTGCCGGAACACTATAACAGTATTGCACATACATCATAGCATTGCATAGCATTGCAAATCAGAAAAGATAGATGTACCGGCTTCCGATTTCTCAATCACTACCGAGCGCCTGCTCCAGCATACCTGCGATTTATAGTGCCCCTGAGCTATCATCAGAGATTCATCCGGACACTGTGCTTCCCGtatcacaaacaaatacacaacaaatattCTCTTCGTTCAATCTAGGTCAAGACACAACAGTGATTACTTAGATCTTCCACTTTGATATGAGACCTAGTTACCTCAGGAAAAAAGTCAGGTAGACTACTATCAAAAAATTTGGTTTTGGTTCAATTCATTAAAATACCAATTTGAGGGTCCAGttttagtttgacattttgagaacTTCCTTGCTTTCTGGTGGAGTGGCAGACAGTCTCAACAAGTTTCATTTGTCTGGTAAATAccaaatgacaaaataatcaGATAGAATCAATATTTAGCAGTTTGAGCCCCTAATAAAATGACTTATTTTTCTAGGGGAGTTCTAGACTAAATTGCTACTTTTGGATGTTGTACCCATAACATTAAAATGATCTAGTTATCTTTGTTATCCAAGTCCAAGAAATGCAGTTGCCTCAAAGTGAAACTTTATGTAACACAAATGTGCCTCAGCCCtcgtttcatttaaaatatttggGTGGTATTTTGGCAGTTGGCACAGTAAGATACGATTGATGAATACGTGAAACTGTTCATGGTCAGTGATTAGTAATataagttgtgttttcatttgagtgAAATGTTATGCTGGAGAGATGTTTGGCTGTTACCTATTTCCTCCATACTCATCAGCTGCCCTGTGGTGGTGGACACCGGCGTCTGCGTAGGAAATCCATGCTGGTGAAGGAAGGACATGGCGAGTGTCTGCAACTCCAGCAGGGTCGTCTCCTCACTCCCTTTTGAGTTCATGATCTTCAGGACGTACTTGGAGCCTTCCTCATCCTCTACGAGGTAGTTCTGGTCCATGTAACTAGGCAGGGTGCTGATCTCCCTCACAGTCACTCCATAAAGCTGCTGCGTCACTTCGGTTGCTTGCTGGGGGGTGAGCGTCGGCCTAGGATCGGCAGCTGTGGGATTTATGCataaaacagcaacaacacaaatcaatttaaaggggacatagTATGAAAATTCCACTCTTTTAGGTGCTTCTATatgttaatttgggtatctggcatgtctccCAACCCAAAAACAACCCAAGAGCTGTTTTAGacaagtaaagtaaaaagggtgctgttttgaATGATCCCTGTGtttttttgaccaaaatatgtaacagatatttcattaagaccccaaggaaccatatcaacttgtggtaaatgggcataatatgtctcctttgaCACAAATGGTGAGAGAGTACGCGGAGTCTAGCCAGACTGTAAAGCTGAAGCTCACCTCAAAGCGCATTGTTCAGTTTGTCAGTCTCACAGGATTCAAAGAACGGCTTAATGAGACTTTGCAGGGTCAGGGGTTAGAAGAAAAAgatttgaccatcctcacacattactgtatatgccactatatagtttgtatattgtatattactagggctgggcaagttaactagttaattacgagttaactcatcacttatttaactcaactaattattttatctcgcattaactcaggtttgattatttattgttttattgtgaaagtcaggcttttattttgtgaaagtctgttgctgactgctgcggaaccggaaaaaagaaaataattggcggataaacaaccatggataagggtacggagcttttacatggccattttcattttaaagttcttccagacggcggagtcgacagaaccaaagttatttgtagccactgccaaggtgaattttcttatcaccggagtacttccagtctaaaataccacctgaatgcaaaacacacagttgatatcagcaaatcattcaacgaaacagcgagtggagcgaggcttcggcagactacgttagacgcagggaggagtatagtttttcataacgaagaggataacattaatgccctggcagtggcattgagctttaactttgtatttggtttgataacattgttaagttgagatttacactgaatattttatttaactgctactgtattaaatgctgatgttaaaagtgtttgcacaacaaatgttatggcactttcgttcatatggcagaacattgaaaataaaattgcgctatacactactttataattcattattggattttgcgtatacaaatgcgattaatcgtgattaatcagggaaatcatgcgattaatcgcgattaaaacttttaatcgttgcccagccctatatATTACACATCATATCTGTACAGGATAATAGtgcctgtctaattccacagatTCTATGGTATTTCAACCAGTAGCAACACGTCAGGACACAACATGTTTTAGGAATGTATACCttaggcttaactatccaataggatgcgaACACCTGCATGTAATAtggagagtgacagcaattctagccgtTCATGGATGTGCGGTTAGAATGGGTGATGCAAGTAGAGGAGGATATACTGGGaagctgtgggagacatcttcagacttgggtgtgacaattgctcatgttactgtgtaagtgtttgtatattgttccagCTTCTGGTCTACTTGATGAATCAAGTCTACACTAAAACCTTCTACAtgagacatcagctgctgcccgagttctcctttcaccagcttttTCAGGAAACTTCCATAACAGATGTAACACCCAACCAGGTAAGTTAAAAACCACCACATCTTATAGAATCTGCCTCCATACTGGTTTTGAAGGCGGTGAGTGACATTAATTCACTGAGCTTTAAGTCCTTCTGCAATAAATTCAATGTTGCAAGCGCAGAATAAGCAAAAGCATTTCCCCCAATTTCTGTGTAAACAATAGGAACAAAGAATAAACGCACAGAGGAATTCCCAAAGCATTTTTgcatgacacagacacacagataacGAGGGAGCAGGCCCATGCAGAATGACCCTGTATAAAAAGTTGAACAGGCCATCCTATCCGAGAGTATAACTCCCAGAGATGAGTCACACCTTTACAGTTTGTAATAAATAGTACAAAGCGTATGATCCACACTCTTTCTAATTGGTTATATTcatacatataaacacatattaCACACGTTTGAGGTCTAAGTGTCGTGTTGGGCGGCCGTTCCAACGTCTCAGCAGCCGAGTGCAGAACTTCAGGAGCACAGCAAACATCCACATTCTCGGCAAGACTTAGCAGCGACACTGCTTAATATTattgaagagaaaaaacaagcaCTTACCCATCATCTTCTGCCTAAGGATGTGAGGGGTTGCGAGACTGTAGCAGTACTCTATGAGAGATTAAGCTTTCCAAATAAGCCAGATAAAAACGGCCCCACCCAGAAGCAAATGTTGTCTGACCGGTTGTTTTGGTGGTTGAAACATGTAATTATCTTTAAGGCTTCTAGGGATGGGGGTACTTTATCAACAACCCCATTAGTCTACTGAACACACTCATCTCTCTAATGCAATGGCTGCTGCTCTCTGGTGAGGCGTCTTATGTCAGATGGtcgtgatgatgatgatgatgatgggacAATCAGCTGGTTCTCCAGGTTTAGGTCGTTAGCCTTGAGCAGTCTTCCCTGTAGTCTCTCAGAAGTAAGTTTTCCAAAGCAGAGATGCAAACTCCAGCACGCCTCTCCCGCGACTGGCAGATTCCTCAGGTCGTGAACTCAGAGCTCTAGCAGCGGGATGTTGTAAGTGTCTAACTTTGAGTAGCTGCTATGCAATCCAGGGATTTCATGCTGTACGTTATGCCTTTGTGGACTTTTCATGCTACGGAACATTTTGCACAAGCACCAGCATATCCAGGGCtcattaaaagtgttttcattataGGCAGCATGTCTCTTGCATGTCTCTCGGCTGTTTACTGCCAGAACATTTCACTTGAAGAGAGAAAGGTTGTTGGGTGAGGATAGAAAAGTGTCACAAATCGGTCTCCGGGGTAAATAA is part of the Limanda limanda chromosome 9, fLimLim1.1, whole genome shotgun sequence genome and encodes:
- the LOC133010648 gene encoding hydroxylysine kinase-like is translated as MMAADPRPTLTPQQATEVTQQLYGVTVREISTLPSYMDQNYLVEDEEGSKYVLKIMNSKGSEETTLLELQTLAMSFLHQHGFPTQTPVSTTTGQLMSMEEIDCGQGAQTYCVRLLTYLPGEMVSKSPVTKHDLYNLGKLAATLNKTLLQLSSPNLEMLQKDDEQWHMENVPLVEGYLSVMDGDPLQSVIRAVIQQFQSHVQPKISNFHKGIIHGDLSDQNVIVTPLTNGHHEVSGILDFSMLMAGCHVYDLAIMIMYTMLENPSPLDVGGALLAGWESVMLLNSDERDCLYLMVLGRLCQSLVYGRHSVKKYPDNKEYLLTTAKPGTQILYKLWELGKKEVEKKWFTDASTFKQEINTRMLESVVYRKPFPIRPTKLTDERAERQSVSGNSLKAFAHHITWRFSADASTSAEAGVMVAYLQRTDLYSRPVAGVWTDMAPSQHMVCSPGSRALHWASSGHLAAVLAIPQDTYFELTSCPFSSEGIETLHLLSDIETDVDWEAEYTQGVSGGLVPSGPRRFASPMVPPIQQDCPVQEEETP